In Planctomycetota bacterium, a single window of DNA contains:
- a CDS encoding type VI secretion system accessory protein TagJ: protein MTPEELLKAGRLDDCLSQTERGVRSAPADPKLRVMLFQVLAVMGQWDRALTQLEVAAEMNAENALMGQMYRAAILCEKFREDVFAGRRSPLILGEPEAWIGMMVQAAALAGQGNHAAASDLRARALEDAPTSAGEIDIGPEEGRTQTQRFEWIADLDETMGPMFEALVDGKYYWVPWNRVQLLRLEPPTDLRDTVWLPGQMVLSAGGEKVVLIPARYPGSELARHDAGLRLGRRTEFGDRGGWEGPLGQRMLNTDAGEYALLTCRAVRIDGPHAPVESVPQAE from the coding sequence GTGACGCCGGAAGAACTCCTCAAGGCCGGACGCCTCGACGACTGTCTGTCCCAGACCGAGCGGGGGGTGCGCTCCGCGCCGGCGGACCCCAAGCTGCGCGTCATGCTCTTCCAGGTGCTCGCGGTGATGGGGCAGTGGGACCGGGCGCTGACGCAGCTCGAAGTGGCGGCGGAGATGAACGCCGAGAACGCGCTCATGGGGCAGATGTACCGCGCCGCCATCCTCTGCGAGAAGTTCCGCGAGGATGTCTTCGCCGGGCGCCGCAGCCCGCTCATCTTGGGTGAGCCCGAGGCGTGGATCGGCATGATGGTGCAGGCGGCGGCCCTGGCGGGGCAGGGCAATCACGCCGCCGCGAGCGATCTGCGCGCCCGCGCGCTCGAGGACGCGCCGACGTCGGCCGGCGAGATCGACATCGGGCCCGAGGAAGGGCGGACGCAGACGCAGCGGTTCGAGTGGATCGCGGACCTGGACGAGACCATGGGCCCGATGTTCGAGGCGCTGGTCGACGGGAAGTACTACTGGGTGCCCTGGAACCGCGTGCAGTTGCTCCGCCTGGAACCCCCGACCGACCTGCGCGACACCGTGTGGCTGCCCGGGCAGATGGTGCTGAGCGCCGGGGGCGAAAAGGTCGTGCTCATCCCCGCGCGGTACCCCGGGTCGGAGCTGGCCCGCCACGACGCGGGGCTGCGTCTGGGGCGGCGTACGGAGTTCGGGGACCGGGGCGGCTGGGAGGGCCCGCTGGGGCAGCGCATGCTGAACACCGACGCGGGCGAGTACGCGCTGCTGACGTGCCGGGCGGTGCGGATCGACGGCCCGCACGCACCGGTCGAGAGCGTGCCGCAGGCCGAGTAG
- a CDS encoding type VI secretion system tube protein Hcp, producing the protein MAVDAFLKIDGITGEAMDSTHANWIDVLSFGYGVTQTSAASSGGGLTAGKANLNEFTFSQKVHLGSPEMFIRCCTGKTSPKADFVVRKSSGDAKPLEFLKITMKNVVITKVEASGGSSGDEIPTENVGMTAEEMSIYYQVQTESGAGGAHKTVTFNQKLNTHTVA; encoded by the coding sequence ATGGCAGTTGACGCATTTCTGAAAATCGACGGGATCACGGGCGAGGCGATGGACTCGACGCACGCGAACTGGATCGACGTGCTGTCCTTCGGCTACGGCGTGACGCAGACGTCGGCGGCGTCGTCGGGCGGCGGTCTGACCGCCGGCAAGGCGAACCTGAACGAGTTCACGTTCTCGCAGAAGGTGCACCTCGGCTCGCCCGAGATGTTCATCCGCTGCTGCACGGGCAAGACCTCGCCCAAGGCGGACTTCGTGGTGCGCAAGTCCAGCGGCGACGCGAAGCCGCTGGAGTTCCTGAAGATCACGATGAAGAACGTGGTCATCACGAAGGTCGAGGCCTCCGGCGGCTCGTCGGGCGACGAAATCCCGACGGAGAACGTCGGCATGACCGCGGAAGAGATGAGCATCTACTACCAGGTTCAGACCGAGTCGGGCGCGGGCGGCGCGCACAAGACGGTCACCTTCAACCAGAAGCTCAACACGCACACGGTCGCCTGA
- the tssE gene encoding type VI secretion system baseplate subunit TssE, with translation MAELTTSERLQPSLLDRLMDDEPTVRTESREKRVMSMRNLRTAVLRDLEWLLNAASRPTGDEIHQYPLVAKSVLNYGMPDLTGLASAGLSPVRIEQMVYGAIQAFEPRITSSTLNVRSASSQEGWHLTFEIAGELCPLPMPEALFVRTDVDMETGRCEVREGTG, from the coding sequence ATGGCGGAACTCACGACATCGGAGCGATTGCAGCCGTCGCTGCTGGACCGCCTGATGGACGACGAGCCGACGGTGCGGACCGAATCGCGCGAGAAGCGGGTGATGTCGATGCGCAACCTGCGGACGGCGGTGCTGCGCGACCTGGAGTGGCTGCTGAACGCCGCCAGCCGCCCGACGGGCGACGAGATCCATCAGTACCCGCTGGTGGCGAAGAGCGTGCTGAACTACGGGATGCCGGACCTGACGGGGCTGGCGTCGGCGGGGCTGTCGCCGGTGCGGATCGAGCAGATGGTGTACGGGGCCATCCAGGCGTTCGAGCCGCGGATCACGTCGTCGACGCTGAACGTGCGGAGCGCGTCGTCGCAGGAGGGGTGGCACCTGACGTTCGAGATCGCCGGGGAGCTGTGCCCGCTGCCGATGCCCGAGGCGTTGTTCGTGCGGACCGACGTGGACATGGAAACGGGCCGCTGCGAGGTCCGGGAGGGCACGGGCTGA
- the tssH gene encoding type VI secretion system ATPase TssH: MAGIPRAKLFGKLNAVGYKALDGAVTFCKLRNNAYVELVHWLHQLMQTQDSDLHKIIKAFNLDVGQLVADTQGALDRIRGDTQGSPDLATHLVHGVEKAWTLASLKYGEHSIRTGHVVLAFASDDDLKKVLFGISKQFLKVNAEQLAEQFAKITDGSPEAVMAAAADRGISGAPGEASGAMAPAQLGKQEALGKYCKDLTENARSGKQDPIVGRDEEIRQCIDILMRRRQNNPILTGEAGVGKTAVVEGFAQRIVKGDVPPQLKDVRLLELDVGLLQAGASMKGEFENRLRQVIDEVQASPRPIILFIDEAHSLMGAGGAAGTGDAAQLLKPALARGTLRTVAATTQSEYKQHIEKDPAMSRRFQVVKVDEPDEAKCLLMIRGLADVMEKHFKVQVLDEALEAAVKLSKRYIQGRQLPDKAVSLIDTACARVAVSLHATPGEIDDLRKRIDGLNRELAIVDKEIRTGGDHAKRREELVETIAMEQKGLDALEARYAKEKEIVAKILDLRGKLAPAPGADGAKGDAAKPEAAKASAEPKLSDAERAKIKDELTALKAQLAEFQGESPLMTPSVDAQAVSGVVSDWTGIPLGRMVRDEMKTVLTLGATLEKRVIGQRHALDAIAQRIQLARAKLDNPGRPVGVFLLVGPSGVGKTETAIALAEALYGGPQGLITINMSEYQEAHKVSLLMGSPPGYVGYGKGGVMTEAVRRRPYSVLLLDEVEKAHADVHEIFFQVFDKGMMKDSEGVDINFQNTIILLTSNVGTDLVMKMCKDPSLRPDPEGLVKGIREPLLKVFPPALLGRLNIVPYYPISDEMMRAIITLQLSRVGQRVREGHKVPFSYDPAVEDLIVSRVTELDSGARAIDAIITRQMLPVVGRELLERLMEGRGVHKVHVGVKDSEFQYSFE; encoded by the coding sequence ATGGCGGGCATTCCTCGGGCGAAACTGTTCGGCAAGCTCAACGCGGTGGGGTACAAGGCGCTCGACGGCGCCGTCACGTTCTGCAAGCTGCGGAACAACGCGTACGTCGAGCTCGTGCACTGGCTGCACCAGCTCATGCAGACGCAGGACTCGGACCTGCACAAGATCATCAAGGCCTTCAACCTCGACGTCGGCCAGCTCGTCGCCGACACCCAGGGTGCGCTCGACCGCATCCGGGGCGATACCCAGGGCTCGCCCGATCTCGCGACGCACCTAGTGCACGGCGTGGAAAAGGCCTGGACCCTCGCCTCCCTGAAGTACGGCGAACACTCGATCCGCACCGGGCACGTCGTGCTCGCGTTCGCCTCCGACGACGACCTCAAGAAGGTGCTCTTCGGGATCTCCAAGCAGTTCCTGAAGGTGAACGCGGAGCAGCTCGCCGAGCAGTTCGCGAAGATCACCGACGGGAGCCCCGAGGCCGTCATGGCCGCCGCCGCCGATCGCGGGATCTCGGGCGCGCCCGGCGAGGCGAGCGGCGCGATGGCGCCCGCGCAGCTGGGCAAGCAGGAGGCCCTGGGCAAGTACTGCAAGGACCTCACCGAGAACGCGCGCTCGGGCAAGCAGGACCCGATCGTCGGGCGCGACGAGGAGATCCGCCAGTGCATCGACATCCTGATGCGCCGGCGTCAGAACAACCCGATCCTGACCGGCGAGGCGGGCGTGGGCAAGACGGCGGTCGTCGAGGGCTTCGCGCAGCGCATCGTGAAGGGCGACGTGCCGCCGCAGCTCAAGGACGTCCGTCTGCTGGAGCTTGACGTGGGCCTGCTGCAGGCCGGGGCGAGCATGAAGGGCGAGTTCGAGAACCGCCTGCGCCAGGTGATCGACGAGGTGCAGGCGAGCCCGCGCCCGATCATCCTGTTCATCGACGAGGCGCACTCGCTCATGGGCGCGGGCGGGGCGGCGGGCACGGGCGACGCGGCCCAGTTGCTCAAGCCCGCGCTGGCCCGCGGCACGCTCCGCACCGTCGCCGCCACCACCCAGAGCGAGTACAAGCAGCACATCGAGAAGGACCCGGCCATGAGCCGGCGATTCCAGGTCGTGAAGGTCGACGAGCCCGACGAGGCCAAGTGCCTGCTCATGATCCGCGGGCTCGCCGACGTCATGGAGAAGCACTTCAAGGTGCAGGTGCTCGACGAGGCGCTCGAGGCCGCCGTCAAGCTCAGCAAGCGGTACATCCAGGGACGCCAACTCCCCGACAAGGCCGTGAGCCTGATCGACACCGCGTGCGCCCGCGTCGCGGTGAGCCTGCACGCGACCCCCGGCGAGATCGACGACCTGCGCAAGCGCATCGACGGGCTCAACCGCGAGCTCGCGATCGTCGACAAGGAAATCCGCACCGGGGGCGACCACGCCAAGCGGCGCGAGGAACTCGTCGAGACCATCGCCATGGAGCAGAAGGGGCTCGACGCGCTCGAGGCCCGCTACGCGAAAGAGAAGGAGATCGTCGCGAAGATCCTCGACCTGCGGGGCAAGCTCGCGCCCGCGCCCGGCGCGGACGGGGCCAAGGGCGATGCCGCCAAGCCCGAGGCGGCCAAGGCGTCGGCCGAGCCCAAGCTGAGCGACGCGGAGCGCGCGAAGATCAAGGACGAGCTGACGGCCCTCAAGGCCCAGCTCGCGGAGTTCCAGGGCGAATCCCCGCTCATGACCCCCAGCGTCGATGCGCAGGCGGTGTCGGGCGTGGTGTCGGACTGGACCGGCATCCCGCTGGGGCGCATGGTGCGCGACGAGATGAAGACGGTGCTGACGCTGGGGGCGACGCTCGAGAAGCGCGTCATCGGCCAGCGCCACGCGCTCGACGCGATCGCGCAGCGCATCCAGCTCGCGCGGGCCAAGCTGGACAACCCCGGGCGCCCCGTGGGCGTCTTCCTGCTCGTGGGCCCCTCGGGCGTGGGCAAGACCGAGACGGCGATCGCGCTCGCGGAGGCGCTCTACGGCGGGCCGCAGGGCCTCATCACGATCAACATGAGCGAGTACCAGGAAGCGCACAAGGTGTCGCTGCTCATGGGCTCGCCCCCCGGGTACGTGGGGTACGGCAAGGGCGGGGTGATGACCGAGGCGGTGCGCCGGCGCCCGTACAGCGTGCTGCTGCTGGACGAGGTGGAGAAGGCGCACGCCGACGTGCACGAGATCTTCTTCCAGGTGTTCGACAAGGGCATGATGAAGGACAGCGAGGGCGTCGACATCAACTTCCAGAACACGATCATCCTGCTGACGAGCAACGTCGGCACGGACCTCGTGATGAAGATGTGCAAGGACCCCTCGCTGCGCCCGGACCCCGAGGGGCTGGTGAAGGGGATCAGGGAGCCCCTGCTGAAGGTGTTCCCGCCCGCGCTGCTGGGGCGGCTCAACATCGTGCCGTACTACCCCATCAGCGACGAGATGATGCGGGCGATCATCACGCTGCAGCTCTCGCGCGTGGGCCAGCGCGTGCGCGAGGGGCACAAGGTGCCGTTCTCGTACGACCCGGCGGTGGAAGACCTGATCGTGAGCCGCGTGACGGAGCTGGACAGCGGGGCGCGCGCGATCGACGCGATCATCACGCGCCAGATGCTGCCGGTCGTGGGGCGCGAGCTGCTCGAGCGCCTCATGGAAGGTCGGGGCGTGCACAAGGTGCACGTGGGCGTCAAGGACAGCGAGTTCCAGTACTCGTTCGAGTAG
- the tssB gene encoding type VI secretion system contractile sheath small subunit has translation MAKASSQKFIARNRAPRVQIEYDLELYGAQKKVSLPFVMGVMADLSGKPADALPGVADRKFLEIDVDNFDERLKSAKPRVAFQVPNTLTGEGNIPVDITFESMEDFSPAAVAKKVEPLARLLEARTQLANLLTYMDGKGGAEALLNKVLSDPELLKSLAAAPKPAEG, from the coding sequence ATGGCCAAGGCAAGCAGTCAGAAGTTCATCGCTCGCAACCGCGCGCCGCGCGTGCAGATCGAGTATGACCTCGAGCTGTACGGGGCGCAGAAGAAGGTGAGCCTGCCGTTCGTCATGGGCGTGATGGCGGACCTGTCGGGCAAGCCGGCGGACGCGCTGCCGGGCGTGGCGGATCGCAAGTTCCTGGAGATCGACGTCGACAACTTCGACGAGCGTCTCAAGAGCGCGAAGCCCCGGGTGGCGTTCCAGGTGCCCAACACGCTGACGGGCGAGGGCAACATCCCGGTGGACATCACGTTCGAGAGCATGGAGGACTTCTCGCCCGCGGCGGTGGCGAAGAAGGTCGAGCCGCTGGCCCGCCTGCTCGAGGCGCGCACCCAGCTGGCGAACCTGCTCACGTACATGGACGGCAAGGGCGGGGCCGAAGCGCTGCTGAACAAGGTGCTGTCGGACCCGGAACTGCTCAAGAGTCTGGCGGCGGCTCCCAAGCCGGCCGAGGGGTAA
- the tssF gene encoding type VI secretion system baseplate subunit TssF — translation MDRRLIRYYDRELRHLQTVAKEFAHEFPKIAGRLAIEDFPCVDPYVERLLEGFAFLAARVQLKLDAEFPRFTQNLLETVYPHYLAPTPSMCVVQLQPDRGEAGLADGYLVPRGTVLRGMPAKDMTACEFRTAHDVTLSPVEVIEAQYYTRDVGTLELARVWGAPEADVTRARGGTGVRAALRLRLRTTAGLSFHKIKLPSLTIYLRGADATPWRVYEQMLAHARGVIIRPVPSGMRAGAWQVNLGPEAISRVGFGAKEALLPYDARSFQGYRLLHEYFAFPARFGFVRLSGLAPALARCESALLDVIIPLSAENADLEGAIDAGTFALHCTPAVNLFPRRAERIYVSDRSNEFLVVPDRTKPLDYEVHSVRSVTGFGLKSDDERVFRPFYAATDVDGGPGTAGAYFATHRVPRALTERERRQGSRSSYAGGEVYVALVDAQAAPYSTDLKQLAIETMCTNRDLPLQMPVGKGKTDFALDSGAPVESVRVVAGPTPPRGSHAEGETGWRLISHLALNYLSLTDEDRDGDGQITPDEGRGAAALRALLRLYGDVGDPVIRKQIDGVRGVQTRGITRRVPTPGVVAFARGLEVTVTLDEAQFEGTGVFALGAVLEQFFARYVSMNSFTETVIRSEERGEIMRWAAKVGQRPVL, via the coding sequence ATGGACCGCCGCCTCATCCGCTACTACGACCGCGAGCTGCGCCACCTGCAGACGGTGGCGAAGGAGTTCGCGCACGAGTTCCCCAAGATCGCCGGACGTCTGGCGATCGAGGACTTCCCGTGCGTGGACCCGTACGTCGAGCGCCTGCTGGAGGGGTTCGCGTTCCTGGCGGCCCGGGTGCAGCTAAAGCTGGACGCCGAGTTCCCGCGCTTCACGCAGAACCTGCTCGAGACGGTCTACCCGCACTACCTCGCGCCCACGCCCTCGATGTGCGTGGTGCAGCTGCAGCCCGACCGGGGCGAGGCGGGCCTCGCGGACGGGTACCTCGTGCCCCGGGGCACGGTGCTGCGGGGCATGCCCGCGAAGGACATGACGGCGTGCGAGTTCCGCACGGCGCACGACGTGACGCTCAGCCCGGTGGAGGTCATCGAGGCCCAGTACTACACGCGTGACGTGGGCACGCTGGAGCTGGCCCGCGTGTGGGGCGCGCCCGAGGCGGACGTGACGCGGGCGCGCGGGGGGACGGGCGTCCGTGCCGCCCTGCGCCTGCGCCTGCGCACGACGGCGGGCCTGTCGTTCCACAAGATCAAGCTCCCATCGCTGACGATCTACCTGCGCGGGGCGGACGCGACGCCGTGGCGCGTGTACGAGCAGATGCTCGCGCACGCGCGGGGCGTCATCATCCGCCCGGTGCCCAGCGGGATGCGGGCCGGCGCCTGGCAGGTGAACCTGGGCCCGGAGGCGATCTCGCGCGTCGGGTTCGGCGCGAAGGAGGCGCTGCTGCCCTACGACGCGCGGAGTTTCCAGGGGTATCGCCTCCTGCACGAGTACTTCGCGTTCCCCGCGCGGTTCGGGTTCGTGCGGCTGAGCGGGCTGGCGCCGGCGCTGGCGCGCTGCGAGTCGGCGCTGCTCGACGTGATCATCCCGCTGAGCGCGGAGAACGCGGACCTCGAAGGCGCCATCGACGCGGGGACGTTCGCGCTGCACTGCACGCCGGCGGTCAACCTGTTCCCCCGCCGGGCCGAGCGGATCTACGTCTCGGACCGGTCGAACGAGTTCCTGGTCGTGCCGGACCGGACCAAGCCCTTGGACTACGAGGTGCACTCGGTGCGGTCGGTGACGGGGTTCGGGCTCAAGAGCGACGACGAGCGGGTCTTCCGCCCGTTCTACGCGGCGACGGACGTGGACGGCGGGCCGGGCACGGCGGGCGCGTACTTCGCCACCCACCGCGTCCCGCGGGCGCTCACGGAGCGCGAACGCCGGCAGGGCTCGCGCAGCAGCTACGCGGGGGGCGAGGTGTACGTGGCGCTCGTGGACGCGCAGGCGGCCCCGTACTCCACCGATCTCAAGCAGCTCGCGATCGAGACGATGTGCACGAACCGCGACCTGCCGCTGCAGATGCCGGTGGGCAAGGGCAAGACCGACTTCGCGCTCGACTCGGGCGCGCCGGTGGAGTCCGTGCGGGTGGTGGCGGGCCCCACCCCGCCCCGGGGCAGCCACGCCGAGGGCGAGACCGGGTGGCGGCTCATCAGCCACCTCGCGCTGAACTACCTGTCGCTGACGGACGAGGACCGCGACGGCGACGGGCAGATCACGCCCGACGAAGGGCGCGGGGCGGCGGCGCTGCGGGCGCTGCTGCGTCTGTACGGCGATGTGGGCGACCCGGTGATCCGCAAGCAGATCGACGGCGTGCGGGGCGTGCAGACGCGGGGCATCACGCGTCGCGTGCCCACGCCGGGCGTCGTGGCGTTCGCGCGCGGGCTGGAAGTGACGGTGACGCTGGACGAGGCACAGTTCGAGGGCACGGGCGTGTTCGCGCTCGGGGCCGTGCTGGAGCAGTTCTTCGCGAGGTACGTGTCGATGAACTCGTTCACCGAGACGGTGATCCGCTCGGAAGAACGCGGGGAGATCATGCGGTGGGCCGCCAAGGTCGGACAACGCCCGGTCCTCTAG
- the tssG gene encoding type VI secretion system baseplate subunit TssG has translation MGRQGRTTPGPLGAGTGGRSPGAPGPGANGAPDPLEELLRAEPEPEHAPAETRRPIDRAEREDLWDRLNVRAWGHDFFALARRIEALHPEFPGFGASSRASDDPVRFAQEPTLAFPPCTVSQFHFPKSTAPARLFVHFLGLLGPMGPLPLHFTEHALQRELHFKDRTFSRFLDVFNHRMVSLFYRSWAASQMPASYDRALPVENADELDDATRDRYLAGDADRYAVYVGSLFGLGGEETRLRDAVPDIGKLHFSGRLATPGRGPEGLCAILSKYFGVEVEVEEFAGRWLDLPEQYWCRLGAPGPSSTLGTTSGGMIVAGNRVWDCQGMFRIRLGPMSLADYQRLLPDGRAARRLDAWIRNYLGDEFSWEAVLALKASEVPPTRLGGDARLGWTTWVRCGENTEDRDELVIRSTR, from the coding sequence GTGGGCCGCCAAGGTCGGACAACGCCCGGTCCTCTAGGCGCGGGCACGGGAGGCCGGAGCCCCGGCGCGCCGGGTCCGGGCGCGAACGGCGCCCCCGACCCGCTGGAGGAGTTGCTGCGCGCCGAGCCGGAGCCCGAGCACGCACCGGCGGAGACGCGCCGTCCGATCGACCGGGCCGAGCGCGAGGACCTGTGGGACCGGCTGAACGTTCGGGCGTGGGGGCACGATTTCTTCGCGCTGGCACGCCGCATCGAGGCGCTGCACCCGGAGTTCCCCGGCTTCGGCGCGTCGTCGCGCGCGTCGGACGACCCCGTGCGCTTCGCGCAGGAGCCCACGCTGGCGTTCCCGCCCTGCACGGTGTCGCAGTTCCACTTCCCCAAGTCGACGGCCCCCGCACGCCTGTTCGTGCACTTCCTGGGGCTGCTGGGCCCGATGGGCCCGCTCCCGCTCCACTTCACCGAGCACGCCCTGCAGCGCGAGCTGCACTTCAAGGACCGCACGTTCTCGCGGTTCCTCGACGTCTTCAACCACCGCATGGTGTCGCTCTTCTACCGCTCGTGGGCCGCGAGCCAGATGCCCGCGAGCTACGACCGCGCGCTGCCGGTGGAGAACGCCGACGAGCTCGACGACGCCACCCGCGATCGGTATCTGGCGGGCGACGCCGACCGCTACGCGGTGTACGTCGGCTCGCTGTTCGGGCTGGGGGGCGAGGAAACCCGCCTGCGCGACGCGGTGCCCGACATCGGCAAGCTGCACTTCTCCGGGCGCCTCGCCACGCCGGGGCGCGGCCCCGAGGGCCTGTGCGCCATCCTCTCCAAGTACTTCGGCGTCGAGGTCGAGGTCGAGGAGTTCGCCGGGCGCTGGCTCGACCTTCCCGAGCAGTACTGGTGCCGCCTGGGCGCGCCGGGCCCGTCCTCCACGCTCGGCACGACGTCGGGCGGGATGATCGTCGCGGGCAACCGCGTGTGGGACTGCCAGGGCATGTTCCGCATCCGCCTGGGGCCGATGTCCCTCGCCGACTACCAGCGTCTGCTGCCCGACGGGCGGGCGGCCCGCCGGCTGGACGCGTGGATCCGCAACTACCTGGGCGATGAGTTCTCGTGGGAAGCCGTCCTCGCGCTGAAGGCGTCCGAGGTTCCCCCCACGCGACTCGGGGGCGACGCACGCCTGGGATGGACGACGTGGGTGCGCTGCGGCGAGAACACCGAAGATCGGGACGAACTGGTGATCAGGAGCACGCGCTGA
- the tssC gene encoding type VI secretion system contractile sheath large subunit: MAEAQAQGLSSIQLDGGDLESLLQKEFKPKTSTAKDAIETAVRTLAAQALDSTKLISDDSVKSIEAMIAAIDQKITQQVTQILHHADFQKLEGTWRGLYHLVSNTETDESLKIRVFNISKKDLSKTIAKFKGTAWDQSPLFKKLYEEEYGMPGGQPYGAIIGDYFFDQTAQDVEILAGMAQIAASAHAPFISAAGPTLMGMESWQELSNPRDLTKIFQTPEYAPWRSLRESEDARYIGLTMPRVLARAPYDPKNNPVEEFVYEEDTEGAKHDKFTWMNAAYTMGVNITRAFKLYGWCSRIRGAESGGMVDGLPVHTFKTDDGGTDMKCPTEIAIGDRREAELARNGLMPLSHWKNTDYAVFVGAQSLHKPAEYDDPDATANANLGARLPYLFATCRFAHYLKCMVRDRIGGFSNPDQMQKWLNDWINQYVDYDPANSTETYKATHPLAGAEVKVEEIPGNPGYYSSKFFLRPHYQLEGLTVSLRLVSKLPSQKK; encoded by the coding sequence ATGGCCGAGGCACAAGCACAGGGGCTGAGCAGCATCCAGCTCGACGGGGGCGATCTCGAGTCACTCCTGCAGAAAGAGTTCAAACCCAAGACGTCGACCGCGAAGGACGCGATCGAGACCGCCGTCCGCACGCTCGCGGCACAGGCGCTCGACTCGACCAAGCTCATCTCCGACGACTCCGTGAAGTCGATCGAGGCGATGATCGCGGCGATCGATCAGAAGATCACCCAGCAGGTGACGCAGATCCTGCACCACGCCGACTTCCAGAAGCTCGAGGGCACGTGGCGCGGGCTCTACCACCTCGTCAGCAACACCGAGACCGACGAGTCCCTCAAGATCCGCGTCTTCAACATCTCCAAGAAGGACCTGTCGAAGACCATCGCGAAGTTCAAGGGCACGGCGTGGGACCAGAGCCCGCTCTTCAAGAAGCTCTACGAAGAGGAGTACGGGATGCCCGGCGGGCAGCCCTACGGCGCCATCATCGGTGACTACTTCTTCGATCAGACGGCCCAGGACGTCGAGATCCTCGCGGGCATGGCGCAGATCGCCGCGTCCGCGCACGCGCCATTCATCTCCGCCGCCGGCCCCACCCTCATGGGCATGGAAAGCTGGCAGGAGCTCTCGAACCCGCGTGACCTGACGAAGATCTTCCAGACGCCCGAGTACGCGCCCTGGCGCAGCCTGCGCGAGAGCGAGGACGCCCGGTACATCGGCCTCACGATGCCCCGCGTGCTCGCCCGCGCGCCGTACGACCCCAAGAACAACCCGGTGGAAGAGTTCGTCTACGAAGAGGACACCGAGGGCGCCAAGCACGACAAGTTCACCTGGATGAACGCCGCGTACACCATGGGCGTCAACATCACCCGCGCGTTCAAGCTCTACGGCTGGTGCTCGCGCATCCGCGGGGCCGAGTCGGGCGGCATGGTCGACGGGCTGCCGGTGCACACCTTCAAGACCGACGACGGCGGGACGGACATGAAGTGCCCGACCGAGATCGCCATCGGCGACCGCCGCGAGGCGGAACTGGCACGCAACGGGCTGATGCCCCTGTCGCACTGGAAGAACACGGACTACGCCGTGTTCGTCGGCGCCCAGAGCCTCCACAAGCCGGCCGAGTACGACGACCCGGACGCGACGGCCAACGCGAACCTGGGGGCGCGCCTGCCCTACCTGTTCGCGACGTGCCGGTTCGCGCACTACCTGAAGTGCATGGTGCGCGACAGGATCGGCGGGTTCTCGAACCCGGATCAGATGCAGAAGTGGCTCAACGACTGGATCAACCAGTACGTGGACTACGACCCGGCCAACTCGACCGAGACCTACAAGGCGACGCACCCGCTCGCGGGGGCGGAGGTCAAGGTGGAAGAGATCCCGGGGAACCCCGGGTACTACTCGTCGAAGTTCTTCCTGAGGCCGCACTACCAGCTGGAAGGCCTGACGGTGTCGCTGCGTCTGGTGAGCAAGCTGCCGTCGCAGAAGAAGTGA